A stretch of Bradyrhizobium sp. CCBAU 53338 DNA encodes these proteins:
- a CDS encoding lipopolysaccharide biosynthesis protein — translation MTDTQTDAPGKADGFGGIGAAGRARRLVHGWSANLVQMVLGLTQQLLLIPAFLHVWSGELLAAWLAIFSAGSLVVVADSGLQLRAINRFLVFRSSADCDGRTARFYHATLRIYLAIVASLGVLLCGAVYLAPPSAVLGFHATPTFDVAMLVMTLGMLMSLPANLASGLYRVRGQYGRIIWLQNAALLLGQIAQLVALFVFGSVLAVALAFILMQLLFTIFIVAFDAPRLFPFMRRTGMSPSVVPSWRWSVGQLGRALPFAVTNIAELALVNVPVLLVSALVSDRVAVAQWGLTRVIASLVRGLCLQIALPLGAELGHDHAIGDKERLRRHYAYGSVFVTGLACLVVAGMLPFWSEFFVLWTHGSIPYDGLLALMLLLGSAAVAPSLLALVFASHSNRGELLIRTKGLQLVVFLALSFVLIPRLGPLGAAAAMVASDILLQFGLLGWGIMRQTLREPFRHIAFLLLMATGVVASGWLIGLAITELIPGSGISHFMVECAAWLVVVGALASPLLSEALRARLRVLVPA, via the coding sequence TTGACCGACACGCAGACTGACGCGCCCGGCAAGGCCGATGGTTTTGGCGGTATCGGTGCTGCCGGGCGCGCGCGCCGGCTCGTTCACGGCTGGTCGGCGAACCTGGTGCAGATGGTGCTGGGACTGACCCAGCAACTGCTGCTGATCCCGGCGTTCCTGCATGTCTGGAGCGGCGAGCTGCTCGCGGCTTGGCTTGCGATTTTTTCCGCTGGTAGCCTAGTGGTCGTGGCGGATTCGGGGTTGCAGCTTCGCGCGATCAACCGGTTTCTGGTGTTCCGGTCCTCTGCCGACTGCGACGGCCGTACCGCGCGCTTCTATCATGCCACACTGCGAATTTATCTCGCCATCGTCGCAAGTCTCGGCGTGTTGCTGTGCGGGGCAGTCTATCTCGCGCCGCCCTCGGCGGTGCTCGGCTTTCACGCGACGCCGACCTTCGATGTCGCGATGCTGGTGATGACGCTGGGTATGCTAATGAGCCTGCCCGCCAATCTCGCCTCCGGCCTCTATCGCGTGCGCGGCCAATATGGCCGCATCATCTGGCTGCAAAACGCCGCATTACTGCTCGGTCAGATCGCGCAGCTCGTTGCACTTTTCGTGTTCGGAAGCGTGCTCGCAGTGGCGCTCGCCTTCATCTTAATGCAGCTGCTGTTCACGATCTTCATCGTCGCCTTCGACGCGCCGCGGTTGTTTCCGTTCATGCGCCGTACGGGAATGTCACCGTCTGTTGTGCCATCATGGCGCTGGAGTGTCGGACAGCTCGGTCGCGCACTGCCCTTCGCGGTCACCAACATCGCCGAGCTCGCGCTCGTCAACGTGCCGGTGCTGCTGGTCTCGGCTCTTGTCAGCGATCGTGTCGCAGTGGCGCAATGGGGGCTGACGCGCGTGATTGCAAGCCTGGTGCGTGGGCTCTGTCTCCAGATCGCCCTGCCGTTGGGCGCCGAGCTCGGCCACGACCACGCGATCGGCGACAAGGAGCGGCTCCGCCGCCACTATGCTTATGGCTCGGTGTTCGTAACCGGGCTCGCCTGCCTAGTCGTTGCGGGCATGTTGCCGTTCTGGTCCGAGTTCTTCGTGTTGTGGACCCATGGCAGCATTCCCTATGATGGTCTGCTCGCGTTGATGCTGTTGCTTGGCTCGGCCGCGGTCGCGCCTTCGCTGCTGGCGCTGGTCTTTGCCAGTCACAGCAACCGCGGCGAGCTTCTGATCCGGACCAAGGGGTTGCAGCTTGTCGTCTTCTTGGCTCTGTCCTTCGTGCTGATCCCGCGGCTGGGACCGCTCGGCGCCGCGGCTGCGATGGTCGCGAGCGATATCCTGCTTCAGTTCGGCCTGCTCGGATGGGGAATCATGCGGCAGACCTTGCGCGAGCCATTTAGGCACATTGCCTTCCTGCTGCTGATGGCAACCGGCGTTGTGGCGTCGGGCTGGCTGATCGGTCTTGCGATCACCGAGCTGATACCGGGGAGCGGGATTTCGCATTTCATGGTGGAATGCGCGGCCTGGCTGGTTGTGGTTGGCGCACTCGCAAGCCCGCTGCTGAGCGAGGCGCTGCGCGCGCGCCTGCGGGTCCTGGTGCCGGCATAG
- a CDS encoding DegT/DnrJ/EryC1/StrS aminotransferase family protein, with amino-acid sequence MTKPETAPFIPVNTPLLDGNEADYLAECIRTGWISSEGPFIKRFEQAMAQAAGRRHGVAVTNGSVALDIAVHALGLEEGSEVIIPTFTIISCAAAVVRAGLVPVGVDCDAATWNMTAEGVEAAITRRTRAIMLVHIYGLPVDLEPILALARTHGLKVIEDAAEMHGQTYRGAPCGGFGDVSTFSFYPNKHVTTGEGGMILTDDDALADRLQGYRNLCFQPQQRFVHEELGWNARMTNLQAALGVAQVERLPRSVELKRRIGRLYDEHLGGLNSIRRPVARTSYADNIYWVYGIVLGDDVPFDAQEAMRRLGEKGIGTRPFFWCMHEQPVLRRMGLMLDESHPNAETIARRGFYLPSGLGLTDHDIVRSAQALEEILS; translated from the coding sequence GTGACCAAGCCTGAGACCGCGCCGTTCATTCCCGTCAACACGCCGCTGCTCGACGGCAACGAAGCCGACTATTTGGCCGAATGCATCCGAACCGGATGGATCTCGTCGGAAGGGCCATTCATCAAGCGCTTCGAGCAGGCGATGGCCCAGGCTGCGGGGCGGCGCCACGGCGTCGCGGTGACCAATGGCTCGGTCGCGCTCGACATCGCCGTTCACGCGCTCGGGCTCGAGGAAGGCTCCGAGGTCATCATCCCTACCTTCACGATCATCAGCTGCGCCGCGGCCGTCGTCCGCGCCGGGCTCGTGCCCGTTGGCGTCGATTGCGATGCCGCGACCTGGAACATGACGGCCGAGGGCGTGGAAGCTGCGATCACCCGGCGCACGCGGGCGATCATGCTGGTCCACATCTACGGCCTGCCGGTCGATCTCGAACCGATCCTGGCGCTCGCCCGCACGCACGGTCTCAAGGTGATCGAGGATGCCGCCGAGATGCACGGCCAGACCTATCGCGGTGCGCCCTGCGGCGGCTTCGGTGACGTCTCGACCTTCAGCTTCTATCCCAACAAGCATGTCACGACAGGCGAAGGCGGCATGATCCTCACCGACGACGACGCGCTCGCCGATCGGCTGCAAGGCTATCGCAACCTCTGCTTTCAGCCGCAGCAGCGCTTCGTCCACGAGGAGCTCGGCTGGAACGCGCGCATGACCAATCTACAGGCGGCGCTTGGCGTCGCCCAGGTCGAGCGTCTGCCCCGCTCCGTCGAACTCAAGCGCCGCATCGGCCGGCTCTATGACGAGCATCTCGGCGGCCTCAACAGCATCCGCCGTCCGGTCGCCAGGACAAGCTATGCGGACAACATTTACTGGGTTTACGGCATCGTGTTGGGCGACGACGTGCCGTTCGATGCCCAGGAGGCGATGCGCCGACTCGGCGAAAAGGGCATCGGCACGCGGCCGTTCTTCTGGTGCATGCACGAGCAGCCGGTGCTGCGACGGATGGGCCTGATGCTCGACGAATCGCATCCGAATGCCGAAACCATTGCCCGTCGCGGTTTTTACCTGCCGAGTGGACTTGGCTTGACCGACCACGACATCGTGCGCTCCGCGCAGGCGCTTGAGGAGATCCTGTCGTGA
- a CDS encoding class I SAM-dependent methyltransferase, which produces MTVFADYAPWYDLLYRDKDYAAETSFVEARLRDHGVASGKLLDLGCGTGLHALAFARRGWSVAGVDLSDEMIASAKARAAKAGLSIPFRQGDACEAGPEHDFDAVVSLFHVASYQTSRNALAAMFRTAHAALKPGGVFFFDYWYGGAVLARGVETRVKVIEQKPLRLTRIAQSDHDEQAATVTVNYTLFCEETDRGTIRRVDEAHHMRYWFPFEIDAALAGSGFKPATHAAWLTQDGPSSKSWAAYAMAKKAGKP; this is translated from the coding sequence GTGACTGTCTTCGCCGACTACGCGCCCTGGTACGACCTGCTCTATCGGGACAAGGACTACGCGGCCGAGACATCTTTCGTCGAGGCGCGCCTGCGCGACCATGGCGTCGCCTCGGGCAAGCTACTCGATCTCGGCTGCGGCACCGGCCTGCATGCGCTGGCCTTCGCCCGTCGGGGATGGAGCGTTGCCGGCGTCGATCTCAGCGATGAGATGATCGCAAGCGCCAAGGCGCGCGCCGCGAAGGCCGGGCTCTCGATTCCGTTCCGGCAGGGCGATGCCTGCGAGGCCGGCCCCGAACATGATTTCGACGCGGTGGTGTCGCTGTTCCACGTCGCGAGCTACCAGACCAGCCGCAATGCGCTGGCGGCGATGTTCCGCACGGCGCATGCCGCGCTGAAGCCGGGCGGCGTGTTCTTCTTCGATTACTGGTATGGCGGCGCCGTGCTGGCGCGAGGAGTCGAGACGCGCGTCAAGGTGATCGAGCAGAAGCCGCTGCGCCTCACCCGAATCGCGCAATCCGATCATGACGAGCAGGCCGCAACAGTCACCGTGAACTACACACTGTTCTGCGAGGAGACGGATCGCGGCACCATTCGTCGGGTCGATGAAGCGCACCACATGCGCTACTGGTTTCCCTTCGAGATTGACGCAGCGCTCGCGGGGAGCGGTTTTAAGCCCGCTACTCATGCCGCATGGCTGACGCAGGACGGGCCGAGTTCGAAGAGCTGGGCGGCCTACGCCATGGCGAAAAAGGCCGGCAAGCCGTGA
- a CDS encoding NAD(P)-dependent oxidoreductase: protein MEGKKKVQATMPYENALIVGATSLVGRFLMEELSAQGSTVFGLCRTPPENAAHDKWIAADLQDLGGLSNEIPPITTIYSTGPLHLFAESLEVLVKNEVTRIVAFSSTSAASKQQSEVEHERAAAQQFIEGEQRLIEFCEQRDIAWTILRPTLVYVEGLDKNLTRIAHFIRRFHFFPLAGKGKGLRQPVHGTDLAKAAAKVARIPRAARKIYNVPGGETLSYAEMVGRVFDGVGLPRRVISVPIPVWKLAFSAAALFLPGATSAMGTRMSEDLVFDSSDAARDFGWLPRDFHPTFIAKT, encoded by the coding sequence GTGGAAGGCAAGAAGAAGGTCCAAGCAACGATGCCCTACGAAAATGCTCTCATCGTTGGAGCAACGAGCCTGGTTGGGCGGTTTCTCATGGAAGAACTGTCGGCACAGGGGAGCACCGTATTCGGCCTTTGCAGAACTCCGCCGGAAAACGCTGCACACGACAAATGGATTGCTGCTGATCTTCAAGATCTTGGCGGGCTTTCCAACGAGATTCCGCCGATCACCACGATCTACTCCACCGGACCGCTGCATCTATTTGCGGAATCCCTCGAAGTTCTCGTCAAGAACGAGGTTACCCGCATCGTGGCATTTTCATCGACCAGTGCCGCCAGTAAGCAGCAGTCTGAGGTAGAACACGAGCGGGCCGCGGCCCAGCAATTCATCGAGGGAGAGCAGCGGCTCATCGAATTCTGCGAGCAACGCGACATCGCTTGGACGATCTTGCGACCCACACTCGTTTACGTCGAAGGCCTCGATAAAAATCTGACGCGAATCGCCCATTTTATTCGGCGCTTCCACTTCTTTCCCCTCGCCGGAAAGGGAAAGGGATTGCGACAGCCGGTCCATGGCACCGATCTCGCCAAAGCGGCAGCGAAGGTCGCGCGCATCCCTAGGGCGGCTCGAAAGATATACAATGTACCGGGCGGGGAAACGCTCAGCTATGCCGAAATGGTGGGGCGAGTTTTTGACGGCGTGGGCCTACCCCGCCGTGTCATTTCCGTCCCAATTCCGGTATGGAAGCTAGCGTTTTCAGCTGCGGCGCTTTTCCTCCCCGGCGCAACGTCGGCAATGGGAACCAGGATGTCGGAGGATCTGGTATTCGATTCCAGCGACGCTGCACGAGACTTCGGTTGGCTTCCTCGCGATTTCCACCCAACCTTCATCGCCAAGACTTAG
- a CDS encoding M10 family metallopeptidase: MATSVKVSATNNADIDGLLAGVKWSGTISYSFPSSSGTYAYPYSGGDGEPTTSGFSSAPTQMQAAINYAIALIKSYTNASIAHNGTGSSDIMIAQSPAANPTSYAYYPGNYAAGGDVWFGTQYDYTQAQLGNYYFTTALHELGHAFGLKHSQETGGVANVAVPTAHDDSEYTVMSYRSYVGGPLTGYTNEQYGYPETYMANDILALQTLCGANYNTQSGNTVYTWSPTTGQEFINGVGQLADGGGVGGSANRIYETIWDGGGVDTYDLSNYTTNLSINLNPGASSVFSTVQLANLGAGHYASGNVYNAYLYNGDVRSYIDNATGGSANDTVIGNAIANVLKGGAGNDTITGGGGNDIIDGGAATDTAVYSGNRADYTVTYNSATQTFTIADQRAGSPDGTDTITGVENFHFLDGSVAAGSMVPNHAPVLTVPSINVMATAGQAIPASSLFSASDHDGDALTYYILDNTTAPNSGHFEVNGVAQSAGAVHALTSSQLAQTIFVAGAAGVADDLFVIASDGKALSGADYVGFQVNAAPNYAPILTVPSTNVMATAGQTLPASSLFSASDIDGDALTYYILDNTTAPNSGHFEVNGVVESAGTVHTLTRSQLAQTNFVAGAAGVTDDLFVITSDGKALSGADYVGFHVEAAPNHAPVLTVPSTNVMAIPGQTLPVSRLFSASDIDGDALTYYILDNATAPNSGHFEVNGVVESAGAVHAVSSSQLAHTTFVAGAAGVTDDLFVVVSDGKALSNTDYVGFHILV, from the coding sequence TTGGCGACCTCAGTGAAAGTTAGTGCGACCAACAACGCAGATATCGACGGACTGCTGGCGGGTGTCAAATGGTCCGGTACGATCAGCTATAGCTTTCCCAGCTCGTCCGGCACTTATGCCTATCCTTATTCCGGCGGCGACGGTGAACCAACCACGTCGGGATTTTCGTCTGCGCCGACCCAGATGCAGGCGGCGATCAACTACGCCATTGCGCTGATCAAGAGCTACACCAACGCCAGCATTGCCCATAACGGCACCGGCTCCTCCGACATCATGATCGCGCAGTCGCCGGCAGCCAATCCGACTTCTTACGCCTATTACCCCGGCAACTATGCGGCCGGCGGTGACGTCTGGTTTGGCACGCAATACGACTATACGCAGGCGCAGCTCGGAAATTATTATTTCACGACCGCGCTGCACGAGCTCGGTCATGCCTTCGGTCTCAAGCACAGCCAGGAGACCGGCGGCGTCGCCAATGTCGCGGTCCCGACCGCCCATGACGACAGCGAATACACCGTCATGAGCTATCGCAGCTATGTCGGTGGTCCGCTCACCGGCTACACCAACGAGCAGTATGGATATCCTGAGACCTATATGGCCAACGATATCCTCGCGCTGCAGACGTTGTGTGGCGCCAACTACAACACCCAGAGCGGCAACACGGTCTATACTTGGAGCCCGACCACCGGGCAGGAGTTCATCAACGGCGTCGGACAACTTGCTGATGGCGGTGGCGTCGGCGGCTCGGCCAACCGCATCTATGAGACCATCTGGGATGGCGGCGGTGTCGACACCTACGACCTGTCGAACTACACAACGAACCTCAGCATCAACCTCAATCCCGGCGCCTCGTCGGTGTTCTCCACGGTGCAGCTGGCCAATCTCGGCGCCGGCCATTACGCCTCCGGCAACGTCTATAACGCCTATCTTTACAATGGCGACGTACGCTCCTACATCGATAATGCCACAGGCGGTTCCGCCAACGACACCGTCATCGGCAACGCCATCGCCAATGTGCTGAAGGGCGGCGCCGGCAACGACACGATCACCGGCGGTGGCGGCAACGACATCATCGATGGCGGTGCTGCCACCGACACGGCGGTGTATTCGGGGAACAGGGCGGACTACACCGTTACGTATAATTCAGCGACGCAGACTTTCACGATTGCTGATCAACGCGCCGGTTCACCTGACGGCACCGATACGATAACGGGGGTGGAGAACTTCCATTTTCTCGATGGCAGCGTTGCAGCTGGGTCTATGGTCCCGAATCACGCACCCGTGCTGACGGTCCCCTCAATCAATGTGATGGCTACCGCTGGTCAAGCGATACCTGCCTCGAGTTTGTTCAGTGCTTCCGACCACGACGGCGATGCGCTGACTTACTACATCCTTGACAACACCACGGCGCCGAACAGTGGTCATTTCGAAGTAAACGGTGTGGCGCAATCGGCGGGCGCTGTTCACGCGCTAACCAGCTCGCAGCTTGCACAAACCATTTTCGTTGCTGGCGCCGCTGGGGTTGCCGATGATTTGTTCGTCATCGCCTCGGATGGCAAGGCACTTTCTGGCGCCGATTACGTGGGCTTTCAAGTCAACGCGGCACCTAACTATGCGCCGATACTAACGGTCCCATCGACCAATGTGATGGCTACCGCGGGTCAAACGTTACCTGCCTCGAGCCTGTTCAGTGCTTCCGACATCGACGGTGATGCACTCACTTATTACATCCTTGACAACACCACGGCGCCGAACAGTGGTCATTTCGAAGTGAACGGTGTGGTGGAATCGGCGGGCACTGTTCATACGCTGACCAGATCGCAGCTTGCGCAAACCAATTTCGTTGCTGGCGCCGCCGGCGTTACCGATGATTTGTTCGTCATCACCTCCGATGGAAAGGCGCTTTCTGGTGCCGACTACGTAGGCTTTCATGTCGAGGCAGCACCTAATCATGCGCCGGTACTAACGGTCCCGTCGACGAATGTGATGGCTATCCCGGGTCAGACGTTACCTGTCTCGAGGCTGTTCAGTGCTTCCGACATCGACGGTGATGCGCTCACCTACTACATTCTTGACAACGCCACGGCGCCGAACAGTGGTCATTTCGAAGTGAATGGTGTGGTGGAATCGGCGGGCGCTGTTCACGCGGTGAGCAGTTCTCAGCTTGCGCATACTACTTTCGTTGCTGGCGCCGCCGGCGTCACCGATGATTTATTCGTCGTCGTCTCCGATGGAAAGGCGCTCTCCAATACCGACTACGTGGGCTTTCACATCCTTGTTTAA
- a CDS encoding glycosyltransferase, whose translation MRVLILNADYRRFLAWLYRRAPDLADAPYATQMAARNASLFGVADFYSRNFEKLGHTAANIHVNNVWMQTAWAREHGLDVKPPSPPGAIVRDTVPGWLQRIVAPFKPILRPLAREIGLSPRLDAQSEQILLAQIEEFKPDLVLNQDLFYVDTRLARSIKQIGRPILLGQVGILPSRGQDWSAYDLLISQISAVVDYLQVQGARSEMIHLGFEPEILDILPPAPPRNIDVSFVGAISADHQQRVAQLEAVARRYDLKLFGSGLHTLPASSPLHRCYQGEVWGVEMYQALRSSHITLNSHIDQAGREAGNARLFEATGVGTFLLTDYKDNLHTLFEGGREVAAWRSVDDCLTMIDHYLANEDERRAIAAAGRVRTLSTHTYAQRVGEILRFVAQI comes from the coding sequence GTGCGCGTTCTCATCCTCAACGCCGACTACCGACGCTTCCTTGCTTGGCTGTATCGTCGAGCCCCCGATCTTGCCGACGCGCCTTACGCGACCCAGATGGCCGCGCGCAATGCGAGTCTATTCGGAGTTGCCGATTTCTACTCGCGGAATTTCGAAAAGCTCGGGCACACAGCAGCTAACATCCACGTCAACAATGTGTGGATGCAGACTGCCTGGGCGCGAGAGCACGGTCTCGACGTGAAGCCACCCTCGCCGCCGGGTGCGATCGTGCGCGACACCGTTCCTGGATGGCTGCAACGCATCGTCGCGCCATTCAAGCCGATCCTGAGGCCTCTTGCGCGCGAGATCGGATTAAGCCCGCGCCTTGACGCCCAGTCGGAGCAGATTTTGCTGGCGCAGATCGAGGAATTCAAGCCGGACCTTGTACTGAATCAGGATCTCTTCTACGTCGACACGCGTCTAGCTCGCAGTATCAAGCAGATCGGCCGCCCCATCCTCCTCGGCCAGGTCGGCATCCTGCCGTCGCGCGGGCAGGATTGGTCGGCTTATGATCTACTAATTTCACAGATATCGGCCGTAGTCGATTATCTCCAGGTCCAGGGCGCGCGCTCCGAAATGATCCACCTGGGGTTCGAGCCAGAAATCTTGGACATTCTTCCGCCAGCGCCGCCGCGTAACATTGACGTTTCATTCGTTGGCGCAATTTCGGCTGATCATCAGCAGCGGGTGGCGCAGCTCGAAGCCGTCGCCAGGCGTTACGATCTGAAGCTCTTCGGCAGCGGCTTGCATACGCTGCCCGCTTCCTCGCCACTACACCGCTGCTACCAAGGCGAGGTCTGGGGAGTAGAGATGTATCAGGCGCTCCGCTCGTCCCACATCACGCTCAATTCGCATATCGACCAGGCCGGCCGCGAGGCCGGCAATGCGCGACTGTTCGAAGCTACCGGAGTCGGAACGTTCCTGCTGACAGATTATAAGGACAATCTTCACACTCTGTTCGAGGGGGGGCGCGAGGTCGCGGCCTGGCGCTCGGTCGACGACTGCCTTACTATGATCGACCACTATCTGGCGAACGAGGACGAACGCCGCGCGATTGCCGCAGCGGGACGGGTGCGAACATTATCGACCCACACGTACGCACAGCGCGTCGGCGAGATCCTGCGATTCGTCGCTCAAATCTAG
- a CDS encoding CaiB/BaiF CoA-transferase family protein — MPFPHASEALSRFTVLDLTRVRSGPTCVRQLADWGATVIKVDALTEDSGGEQPGGPRRGSDFQNLHRNKRAMALNLKDPRGLAVFKRLAAKADVVVENFRPDVKKKLGIDYDSLASINPRIVYGSISGFGQDGPYHKRPGFDQIAQGMGGLMSITGAPGEGPMRVGIPVADLTAGLFCAMGILTALLEREVSGKGQWVQTSLLQAQIFMLDFQAARWLMEKEVAKQAGNNHPTSIPTGVFKTSDGYINIATTGGRIWERCARAIGAPELYAHPDYATAPARSKNRDALNVEIEKRTVTKSTETWVRELNEAGVPCGPIYAINQMFEDAQVRYLGIAQDVPNDEGRHIRLVGQPVTLSRTPSRIVARPPEFGEQTEEVLKEFGFGTEEIARLREAQVI, encoded by the coding sequence ATGCCATTTCCTCACGCTTCCGAAGCCCTGTCGCGGTTCACTGTGCTCGATCTGACCCGCGTCCGCTCCGGGCCCACCTGCGTGCGGCAACTCGCGGATTGGGGTGCGACCGTGATCAAGGTCGATGCGCTGACCGAGGATTCCGGCGGCGAGCAGCCCGGCGGACCGCGGCGGGGCTCCGACTTCCAGAATTTGCACCGCAACAAGCGGGCCATGGCCTTGAACCTGAAGGACCCGCGCGGGCTCGCCGTGTTCAAGCGCCTGGCCGCCAAGGCCGACGTCGTGGTCGAGAATTTCCGGCCCGACGTGAAGAAGAAACTCGGCATCGACTACGACAGCCTCGCGTCGATCAATCCGCGCATCGTGTATGGCAGCATCTCCGGCTTCGGCCAGGACGGCCCCTACCACAAGCGGCCTGGCTTCGATCAGATCGCACAAGGCATGGGCGGGCTGATGTCGATTACGGGGGCGCCGGGCGAAGGCCCGATGCGGGTTGGCATTCCCGTCGCCGACCTGACGGCCGGCCTGTTCTGCGCCATGGGCATCCTCACCGCGCTGCTCGAGCGCGAGGTTTCCGGCAAGGGCCAATGGGTGCAGACCTCGCTGCTTCAGGCCCAGATCTTCATGCTCGACTTCCAGGCCGCACGCTGGCTGATGGAGAAGGAGGTCGCCAAGCAGGCCGGCAACAACCATCCGACCAGCATCCCGACCGGCGTGTTCAAGACCTCCGACGGCTACATCAACATCGCCACGACAGGCGGCCGGATCTGGGAACGCTGCGCGCGGGCGATCGGCGCACCCGAGCTCTATGCCCATCCCGACTACGCAACCGCCCCTGCCCGCTCCAAGAACCGCGACGCGCTCAACGTCGAGATCGAGAAGCGCACCGTGACGAAATCGACCGAGACCTGGGTCCGCGAACTCAACGAGGCCGGCGTGCCCTGCGGGCCGATCTATGCGATCAACCAGATGTTCGAGGACGCCCAGGTCAGGTATCTCGGCATCGCGCAGGACGTGCCGAACGACGAGGGCCGCCACATCCGCTTGGTCGGCCAACCTGTGACGCTGTCGCGCACGCCGAGCAGGATAGTGGCGAGGCCGCCGGAATTCGGCGAGCAGACGGAGGAGGTTCTGAAAGAATTTGGCTTCGGCACAGAAGAGATTGCAAGGTTAAGAGAAGCCCAAGTCATCTGA
- a CDS encoding GspMb/PilO family protein: protein MSCELEQPALQKVLYDLEAGTPFLFGRPARRPGAADHGTRRRPEWPRQGDFGPLRPMAGGEIGRQLTVPCNFSHLALRQQLRESQHAEREGMPGAD, encoded by the coding sequence GTGAGCTGCGAGCTCGAGCAGCCCGCGCTGCAAAAGGTGCTCTACGATCTCGAGGCCGGCACGCCCTTCCTGTTCGGTCGACCAGCTCGACGTCCAGGTGCCGCAGACCATGGCACTCGACGACGCCCCGAGTGGCCGCGTCAGGGTGATTTTGGGCCTCTCCGGCCAATGGCAGGCGGGGAAATCGGGCGACAACTCACGGTTCCCTGCAATTTCAGCCATTTGGCCCTCAGGCAACAGCTTCGCGAATCGCAACATGCGGAACGGGAGGGCATGCCTGGAGCAGATTGA
- a CDS encoding glycosyltransferase family 1 protein, giving the protein MRALRLAVMLEQALEVGGGFQQPLNDLLWLRDWAAKSGNEIEVYSPYPKTIEILKEFGVTVRLLKFGVLDYLFLFLKYCRPFDLIQIALKLKSPFERALIRDGTDVVHFTSTSKRHLLLYELPFIITIFDGCHRDAPEFPEVRTFGEFERREILFRLASTKAAVVIVNAPDLIDGLSRRYAMERDRAVCIPFSPSAYVSQSAPAAGDDAAVLAKYRLEPGYLFYPAQFWPHKNHMTLLAALARLRERGVTERLVLCGSDRGGRGKIDAAIKSCGLSDQVSIIGFIGSAELGALYRGAAALVMPSYFGPTNLPPLEAWAVGTPVIYPEAFKVQAGDAAILFDYDDPRSLADAIVSLRTEGTRERLSAAGHQRLAQFAEETKAGQAQFARHLERLKHRLGLTPR; this is encoded by the coding sequence GTGAGAGCGCTGCGCCTTGCCGTGATGCTGGAGCAGGCACTCGAGGTCGGTGGCGGCTTTCAGCAGCCTCTCAATGACCTGCTCTGGCTGCGCGATTGGGCAGCTAAGTCCGGCAACGAAATCGAGGTGTACTCGCCCTATCCGAAGACAATTGAGATCCTGAAGGAATTCGGCGTCACCGTCCGCCTGCTCAAATTCGGCGTGCTCGACTATCTCTTCCTTTTCCTGAAATATTGCCGACCGTTCGACCTGATCCAGATCGCGCTGAAGTTGAAATCGCCGTTCGAGCGCGCCTTGATCCGCGATGGCACCGACGTCGTGCATTTCACCTCGACCTCGAAGCGGCACTTGTTGCTGTATGAGCTGCCCTTCATCATCACGATCTTCGACGGCTGCCATCGCGATGCGCCGGAATTTCCTGAAGTCCGCACCTTCGGTGAATTCGAGCGACGTGAGATCCTGTTCCGCCTTGCGAGCACCAAGGCCGCCGTGGTGATCGTGAATGCGCCCGACCTGATCGATGGTCTCTCCCGCCGCTACGCCATGGAGCGGGATCGCGCGGTTTGTATCCCCTTCTCGCCTTCGGCCTATGTGAGCCAGTCCGCCCCCGCTGCCGGCGATGATGCGGCCGTGCTGGCAAAGTACCGGCTCGAGCCCGGTTACCTGTTCTATCCAGCGCAGTTCTGGCCGCACAAAAACCACATGACGCTGCTCGCAGCGCTCGCTCGTCTGCGCGAGCGTGGCGTTACCGAACGGCTGGTGCTTTGCGGCTCGGATCGCGGGGGACGCGGCAAGATCGATGCGGCGATCAAGAGCTGCGGTTTGTCGGATCAGGTCTCCATCATCGGCTTCATTGGATCTGCCGAACTCGGTGCGCTCTATCGCGGCGCGGCGGCGCTGGTGATGCCGAGCTATTTCGGCCCGACCAATCTGCCGCCCCTGGAAGCCTGGGCGGTCGGCACGCCCGTGATCTATCCGGAGGCATTCAAGGTGCAGGCCGGCGATGCCGCGATCCTGTTCGATTATGACGACCCGCGGTCGCTCGCGGACGCGATCGTCAGTCTCCGCACCGAGGGCACGCGCGAGCGCTTGAGCGCAGCGGGACATCAGCGGCTCGCGCAGTTTGCCGAGGAGACCAAGGCGGGTCAGGCACAATTCGCCCGCCATCTCGAGCGGCTGAAGCACCGGCTCGGGCTGACGCCGCGCTGA